The Hymenobacter sp. DG01 genome has a segment encoding these proteins:
- a CDS encoding DUF4468 domain-containing protein, whose amino-acid sequence MKNYLLLAALLGSAPALQAQTTPPPLPPLPLDSATHKIAYRGTLVATGVPAAELYGRTREWTVRQFEDARQVVQLDDPARGVLMGRGVTLVHGVGSTSGADRDFALSFLFRLRVSEGRCTYEITDLSYYLGPDYARNDTYAVTDILSYMQQWQRTAIATMPAQNRRAPLDEELTGSKAQASRGYARQRLIRDGQGVDNAVKALLLGLAQELRAGSVLP is encoded by the coding sequence ATGAAGAACTATCTACTCCTGGCGGCCCTGCTCGGCTCGGCCCCAGCGCTGCAGGCCCAGACAACCCCGCCCCCGCTCCCGCCCCTTCCCCTGGATAGCGCCACCCACAAAATTGCCTACCGCGGCACCCTGGTAGCGACCGGGGTACCAGCGGCCGAGCTCTACGGCCGCACGCGCGAGTGGACAGTCCGGCAGTTTGAAGATGCCCGCCAGGTAGTACAGCTCGATGATCCGGCCCGGGGTGTGCTCATGGGCCGGGGCGTTACCCTGGTCCACGGCGTAGGTTCCACGTCCGGCGCCGACCGGGATTTTGCGCTGAGCTTTTTGTTCCGACTGCGGGTAAGCGAGGGCCGCTGCACCTACGAAATAACCGACCTGAGCTACTACCTGGGTCCCGACTACGCCCGGAATGACACCTACGCCGTTACGGATATCCTTTCTTATATGCAGCAGTGGCAGCGCACCGCTATTGCCACCATGCCCGCTCAGAACCGCCGCGCGCCCCTCGACGAGGAGCTGACCGGAAGCAAAGCCCAGGCCTCCCGAGGATATGCCCGCCAGAGGCTGATCCGGGACGGGCAGGGAGTTGATAACGCCGTGAAAGCGCTGCTGCTCGGGTTAGCGCAAGAGTTGCGGGCGGGCTCCGTTCTGCCTTAG